The Acidianus infernus genome window below encodes:
- a CDS encoding ABC transporter permease, with amino-acid sequence MNLRRFKKTFKELLKTWQFLLSFIILLGLVSTIVVGNIVYAKCCPYNPSYYYAAAPFARPSWATLFCGNLPPDIKVPSSYNLIAAKCPGVLSYWHLRNETLNGDKIEVIWNSTFGPYNETLTEENLATFGNTGPGSIEIKIIGDNPVNITLYHCFDYTYKLPSIHNIYLMQYSVYSNTSQLYIIPGKIIGPNGTSICVLYHGSGFPTFIKNPEFYSYIFNPNNKYEIIEGKWNFFQAGSNIPTFTPYYYTLPPNKQALASFYMIHNLFSKDGIYNVTFTIMYYPSPINGNCTTIYLSDVYFEFLGSVYGIFGTDANGANVFAEFVKGGIFDLELAGLAGLAIVAIGAVVGILAGYYGGIRDMMLVSTTDFVLLLPGLIIILLIEEILILYDPKVLDTYRPLILAGIITILSWPITARVIRGETYVVRSKPFIEAARALGESNLQVLRKHIFPNLLPIIFAQLTLDVTAVVYTESTLDFLGIGIPISEFPTWGNMLGYAQDYIASAPSFAWWWILPPALALVLLGISLFYLGEAILERYRVKTGVS; translated from the coding sequence TTGAATTTAAGAAGATTTAAAAAAACATTTAAGGAATTATTAAAAACATGGCAATTTTTATTATCATTTATTATATTATTGGGATTAGTATCAACTATAGTGGTAGGTAATATAGTATATGCAAAATGTTGCCCTTATAATCCTTCTTATTATTATGCCGCAGCACCTTTTGCCAGGCCCTCATGGGCTACATTATTTTGCGGCAATTTACCACCAGATATTAAGGTTCCTTCTAGTTATAATTTAATTGCCGCAAAGTGTCCTGGAGTATTATCTTATTGGCATTTAAGGAATGAGACGTTGAATGGAGATAAGATAGAAGTAATTTGGAACTCCACATTTGGTCCTTATAATGAGACACTTACTGAAGAAAATCTTGCTACTTTCGGGAATACCGGCCCAGGAAGTATAGAAATTAAAATAATTGGAGACAATCCAGTAAATATTACTTTATATCACTGTTTTGATTATACTTATAAATTGCCAAGCATTCATAATATTTACCTCATGCAATATAGTGTATATTCTAATACATCACAACTATATATTATACCTGGTAAAATTATTGGGCCAAATGGTACATCGATATGCGTGCTATATCATGGTAGTGGATTCCCCACGTTTATTAAAAACCCTGAATTTTATAGCTATATCTTTAACCCTAATAATAAATACGAAATAATTGAGGGTAAATGGAACTTCTTCCAAGCTGGTAGCAATATTCCAACTTTTACTCCTTATTATTATACATTACCGCCTAACAAGCAAGCATTAGCCAGCTTTTACATGATTCACAATTTATTCTCAAAGGATGGAATATATAATGTAACGTTTACCATAATGTATTATCCTTCTCCGATAAATGGAAATTGCACCACAATCTACCTATCCGATGTATATTTTGAATTTTTAGGTAGTGTTTATGGAATATTTGGAACTGATGCCAACGGTGCTAACGTTTTTGCAGAATTTGTTAAAGGAGGGATATTTGACTTGGAATTAGCAGGTTTAGCCGGTTTAGCTATAGTTGCCATAGGCGCGGTAGTAGGTATATTAGCCGGATATTACGGTGGAATAAGGGATATGATGTTAGTTTCTACAACTGACTTTGTACTTTTATTACCAGGATTAATAATAATTCTATTAATAGAGGAAATTTTAATTCTTTATGATCCTAAAGTTCTTGACACATATAGGCCCCTTATATTAGCAGGCATAATAACAATTTTATCTTGGCCAATAACTGCTAGAGTAATTAGAGGCGAAACTTACGTTGTTAGGTCTAAGCCTTTTATTGAAGCAGCAAGAGCTCTAGGGGAATCTAACCTACAAGTTTTAAGAAAGCATATATTTCCTAACTTGTTACCTATTATATTTGCTCAGCTAACTTTAGATGTTACTGCAGTAGTTTACACCGAGAGTACGCTAGACTTCTTGGGGATAGGGATTCCTATATCCGAATTTCCTACTTGGGGTAATATGCTAGGTTATGCACAAGATTATATAGCCAGTGCTCCTTCCTTTGCGTGGTGGTGGATACTTCCTCCTGCTTTAGCATTAGTTCTTTTAGGCATATCATTATTCTACTTAGGAGAAGCTATATTAGAAAGATATAGAGTAAAAACAGGTGTTAGTTAG